The Streptomyces sp. NBC_01439 genome contains the following window.
CGTGGCGGCGACCGTCCCCCGTTCCGTCGTGACGACCGTGGTGCCAGTGGCCGGCCGTCCAGCAGCGGTGGCGGTTTCCGTCGCGATGACCGTGGTGGGCGTCCCTCCGGTGGTGGCGGTGGCTTCCGCCGTGACGACCGCGGTGGCGACCGTCCGTCGTACCCCCGCCGCGATGACGACCGTGGTGGCCGTCCCTCCGGTGGTGGCGGTGGCGGTTTCCGTCGCGATGACCGCGGTGGCGACCGCCCCAGCTTCCCGCGTCGTGATGACCGTGGTGGCGACCGCCCCTCGTACCCCCGTCGTGACGATGACCGTGGTGGGTTCCGTGGCGGTCGTGACGACCGCGGTGGCGACCGCCCGTCCTACCCGCGCCGTGACGACCGGGGTGGCGACCGCCCGTCGTACCCGCGTCGTGAGGACGACCGTGGTGGCCGTCCCTCCGGTGGTGGCGGTGGCTTCCGCCGCGACGACCGCGGTGGTGACCGCCCGTCGTACCCGCGTCGCGATGACCGTGGTGGCGACCGCCCCTCGTACCCCCGTCGTGACGATGACCGTGGTGGGTTCCGTGGCGGTCGTGACGACCGCGGTGGCGACCGCCCGTCCTACCCGCGTCGCGATGACCGTGGTGGCGACCGCCCCTCGTACCCCCGTCGTGAGGACGACCGTGGCGGCTACCGCGGCGGTCGTGACGACCGCGGTGGCGACCGCCCGTCCTACCCGCGTCGCGATGACCGTGGTGGCGACCGCCCCTCGTACCCCCGTCGTGACGATGACCGTGGTGGGTTCCGTGGCGGTCGTGACGACCGTGGTGGCGACCGCCCGTCCTACCCGCGCCGTGACGACCGTGGTGGCGACCGCCCGTCGTACCCGCGTCGTGAGGACGACCGTGGTGGCCGTCCCTCCGGTGGTGGCGGTGGCTTCCGCCGCGACGACCGCGGTGGCGACCGCCCCTCGTACCCGCGCCGTGACGACCGTGGTGGCGACCGCCCCTCGTACCCGCGCCGTGACGACGACCGTGGTGGGTTCCGCGGCGGTCGTGACGACCGCGGTGGCGACCGTCCGTCCTACCCGCGTCGTGAGGACGACCGTGGTGGCCGTCCCTCCGGTGGTGGCGGTGGCTTCCGCCGCGACGACCGCGGTGGCGACCGTCCGTCCTACCCGCGTCGTGACGACGACCGTGGCGGCTACCGCGGCGGTCGCGACGACCGTGGCGGCGACCGTCCGTCGTACCCCCGTCGCGACGACCGCGGTGGCGACCGTGGCGGCTACCGTAGTGGCCGTGACGATCGCGGTGGTGACCGTGGTGGTGACCGTGGTGGCTACCGTGGTCGCGATGACCGCGGCGGCGACCGTGACTTCCGCGCGGACCGTGACCGGGACCCGGTCAAGCGGCTTCCGATCGACGAGGACGTCACCGGCTTCGAGATCGACGCCGATGTGCGTCAGGAGCTGCTGAGCCTGCCCAAGGGCCTGGCCGAAGAGGTTTCCAAGAACCTCGTCATGGTCGCGCGGCTGATCGACGAGGAGCCCGAGCAGGCGTACGCGTACTCGCGCATCGCCCTGCGGCTGGCCTCCCGCGTCGCCGCCGTCCGCGAGGCCGCCGGCTTCGCCGCGTACGCCACGCAGAAGTACAGCGAGGCCCTCGCGGAGTTCCGCGCCGCCAAGCGCATGACCGGCTCGGTCGAGCTGTGGCCCGTCATGGCCGACTGCGAGCGCGGCCTCGGCCGTCCGGAGCGGGCGCTGGCCATGGCCGGCGAGCCCGAGGTGCAGAAGCTGGACAAGGCCGGTCAGGTCGAGATGCGTCTGGTCGCGGCCGGTGCCCGGCGGGACCAGGGGCAGCTCGAAGCGGCCATCGTGACCCTGCAGAGCCCGGAGCTGGCCTCCAACTCGGTCCAGCCCTGGACCGCACGCCTGCGGTACGCCTACGCCGACGCCCTGCTGGCGGCCGGTCGTGAGGACGAGGCGCGCGAGTGGTTCGGCAAGACCCTCGAAGCGGACAAGGACGGGGCCACCGACGCCTCCGACCGCCTCGCCGAGCTCGACGGCGTCGAGTTCGTCGACGCCTCGATCGACCTGTCCGACCTCGCTGAGGGCCAGGACCAGGACGACGACGAGGGCCAGGACGACGATGACGAGGACGACGACGAGGACGCGGCGGAGATCGCCGCGGCCGAGCGCGCCTCCGACGTCGCCGAGTACTACGACGAGGACGACGAGGAGTACGAGCCGCTGGAGCAGTCCGAGGCCGACGCCGACGTCGACACCGAGGGCGACAAGGCCTGAGGCACGGTGACATGAAGAAGGGCGGTACCCCGACCGGGGTACCGCCCTTCTTCATGTCCGGAACCGGTCAGCCCAGGCCGCGCAGGACCAGGCCGGTGGCCGGTTTCGGGCCGAAGGACGTGGACTTGCGGGGCATGGTGACGCCCTGGCGGGCCAAGTCCCGTACGACTTCCTCGCGTACGGGATGCAGCAGGACCGCCGTGCCGCCGTGCCGCTCGGCCATGGCCACGGTGGACGCGGCGTCGTGGATGTACGTGATCTGGTCCGGCGCGTCCGGGACGTGCCAGAGGGCGTCGAGCAGGGTGGCGTGCAGGACGGTGGCGTCCAGCCGGCGCCAGGCCTCGGGGCGGTCGTGGCGGACCGTGGCGTCGAGGAGCGCCAGGTCGGGGTCGGTGACCAGATGGAAGGCGCCGTCGCCGGCGAGCAGGAAGGCGTTGCCGCGTTCCGAGGCGTCCGCGAGGGAGTCCAGGGCCAGCGGCAGCGGTCCGGCGACCGGGCGGACGCGGAAGTGGCCGTCGAGGGCGGCGAGGGCGTCCGCCACCGGGAGGCGGCGCAGCATCCGGTGGATGGCGCGGACCTGCAGCGGATAGCGGGCGGTGTCCACGAGGAGGACCAGGCCGAAGTCCCAGGGGGTGGGGGAGGCGTGCTCCTCCTGGAGGCGCAGGTACGTCGCCCAGCGGTGGTGGCCGTCGGCGATGAGGGCCTGGCGGTGGCTCAGGTCCGCCATGACGGTGTCGAGCTCGGCCGGATCCGTGATGGCCCACAGGCGGTGCTGGAAGCCGTCCTCGGTGGTGGTCGACAGGAGCGGGGCGCGCCGGGCGGTCCGTTCGACGACCGCGGCCGCTCCCGTGTCGGGGTCGTCGCCCCGGTAGGTGAGCAGCAGGGGTTCGAGGTTGGCGGACGTGGCCCGCATCAGGCCGGCCCGGTCGGTGACCACGTCCGGCATGACGTCCTCGTGCGGCAGCACGATGCCGGCGTCGGCGGTGGACAGGGCGAGGGCGCCGATGAGGCCGCGCTGGAGGAGGCCGGCCCGGCGCTGTTCGTACACGTAGAGCGCGGGCTCGGGGTCGGCGCTGAGGATGCCCTGGGCGAGCCAGTCGTGCAGGGTGCGCGCGGCCTGCTCGTTGCGCGCCGCCGGGGTACCCGCCTGCGGGAGGATCAGGCGGACGATGTTGTGCGGGTCGGCGGATTCGAGGTGGTCGACTCCGTCGGGGCGCACGACCACGTCGTACGGCGGCGAGGTGACGGCGGCGAGGCTGCCGACACGCTCGGGGACGTAGCGCAGGCCGTGGAACGGGATCAGGCGCAGCCCGTGCTCCGCAGTACCAGATGTGGTCATTGGTGCATGGTAAAACGCGTCTTGCCATGCGGGATGATCGGGGCAGTACGGAATCGGACAAGGTCGGTCGGCCCAGCTACTGCTGGGAGTGGCCCCAGGAGGAGCGGACAGGATGACCCGGCAGAGCAGGACCAGTCCCGCGGCGAGTGAGCAGAGTCTGCACCAGGCGTACGACACCGCCCTGCTGGATCTGGACGGGGTGGTGTACGCGGGCGGCAGGGCCATCGCGCACGCGGTGGAGTCCCTCGCGACGGCCCGGGCGGACGGGATGCACCTCGCGTACGTCACGAACAACGCGCTGCGGACGCCGGACGCGGTCGCGGAGCACCTGGGCGAGCTGGGCATTCCGACGGAGGCCGCCGAGGTGATCACCTCGGCGCAGGCGGTGGCCCGGCTGATCGCCGAGCAGGTGGAGCCGGGGTCGAAGGTGTTGGTGATCGGCGGGGACGGGCTGCGGGTCGCGCTGCGCGAGCGGGGTCTGGTGCCGGTGGAGTCGGCCGAGGAGGAGGGGCTCGCGGCGGTCGTCCAGGGGTACGGGGGTCCCGACCTGCCGTGGGGGCGGTTCGCCGAGGCCTCGTACGCGATCAACCGCGGGGTGCCGTGGTTCGCGTCGAACACCGACCTGACGATTCCGGGTGCGCGCGGGATCGCGCCGGGCAACGGGGCTGCCGTGGAGGTCGTACGGATCGCCACGGGCGCGGAGCCGCAGGTGGCGGGCAAACCGCTGCCCCCGATGCACCGGGAGACGGTGCTGCGCACCGGGGCACGGCGGCCGCTGGTGGTGGGGGACCGGCTGGACACCGACATCGAGGGTGCCTTCAACGGGGAAGTGGACTCGCTGCTGGTGCTGACCGGGGTCACCGACGCGGAACAGCTGCTGCGTGCCGAGCCCAGGCACCGTCCGACCTACGTGGACCGGGATCTGCGGGGGTTGTTGGCCGGGCAGCCGGAGGTGGAACCGTTCGCGGAGGGGTTCCGCTGCGGCGGCTGGACGGCGGTCGCGACGAACGGCGGCGTGCTGGAGCTGCGCGAGGCCGGAGAAGCCGGAGCGGGCGAGGAGGCCGGAGAAGTCGGGGAGGCAGGGGATCCGCTCGACGGGCTGCGGGCGCTGTGTGCGGCGGCCTGGACGGTGGCCGGGGACGGAGTCTGCACGCTCGATGCGGCGAAGGCGCTGGCCAGGCTGGGTCTTTAAGGGCGGTCCGGGGGATCCGCCCGTGCGGAAGGTAGGTTAGCCTAACCTGCGTGTTGGTCGAGAGTCCCCCTGAACCCGAACGGAGCGCGGCGCCCGACGAGGGCGCCGCTGCCTCCGTAGCCCGCCCGCGCCACGCCGTGCGCGCCGCCGGTCTGCTCGCCGCTCTCGCGGTGCTGGCACTGATCGCCGTCGTGAGCATCGCCGTGGGCGCCAAGCAGATGACCCTGGACGAGGTCTGGCACGGCCTGTTCGCCTACGCGGGTACGCCCTCCGACGTGGTCGTGCGGGACCTGCGGATCCCGCGCACCCTGCTCGGGCTGCTGGTCGGGCTCGGGCTCGGTCTGTCCGGTGCCGTGATGCAGGCGTTGACCCGCAACCCGCTGGCCGAGCCGGGCATCCTCGGCGTCAACGCGGGTGCCGCGGCCGCCGTGGTCTCCGCGATCAGCTTCTTCGGCGCGAGTTCACTGAACGAGTTCGTGTGGTGGGCCTTCCTCGGAGCCGCCTTCGTCTCGGTCCTCGTGTACGTGCTCGGTGGCAGTCGCAGCGCGACCCCGGTGCGCCTCGCGCTCGCTGGTACGGCGGCCAGCGCGGCGCTCGTCGGCTACATCAACGCCGTGCAGCTGATGGACAGCAAGGCACTGGACAAGCTGCGCTTCTGGACGGTGGGTTCGCTGGCTTCGGCCAACATGGACACCGTCCGGCAGGTGGCCCCCTTCCTGCTCGTCGGCGCGGTGCTGGCGCTGGTGCTGGGCCGGCCGCTCAACGCGATGGCGATGGGCGACGACACGGCGCGGGCGCTCGGCGCCCACCTCACGCGGACCCGGATCGGCGCCATGGTCGCCATCACCCTGCTGTGCGGTGCGGCGACCGCCGCCTGCGGTCCCATCGTGTTCATCGGGCTGATGGTCCCGCACCTCGTCCGGGCCTTCACCGGCCCCGACATGCGCTGGGTGCTCGCGTACTCGGCCGTCCTGTCGCCGGCCCTGCTGCTCGGCTCCGACATCATCGGCCGCGTCGTCACCCGGCCCGCCGAACTGCAGGTCGGCATCGTGACCGCGCTCATCGGCGGCCCGGTCTTCATCTACCTGGTTCGGCGCAAGAGGATGGCCCAGCTGTGACCGCGACCGCGCCCACGACCGTGACCGCGACCGATGCCCCCCGAAAGGGCCGTCGGTCCGGCCCCCGTCCGCTGCGCCTGCCCGGCGGGCTCTCGTTGCGCGTCGAGCGGCGCGCCCTCACCGTGGGCGTGCTGCTGACCTTCGTGGCGTTCGCGATGGCCGTCTTGCTCATCGGCACCGGCGACTTCGAGATCGCGCCGTGGGACGTCGTACAGACCCTGCTCGGCAACGGCACCCCGGCCACCGACTTCATCGTCAACGACCTGCGGCTGCCGCGGGCCCTGGTCGCGCTGCTCGTCGGCGCGGCGCTCGGCATCTCCGGAGCCGTCTTCCAGTCCGTCTCCCGCAACCCGCTGGGCTCCCCGGACATGCTCGGCTTCGGCTACGGCTCGGCGGTCGGCGCGCTCGTCGTCATCGTCCTGTTCAAGGGCGGCGCCACCGAGGTCGCCGTCGGCGCGCTGGTCGGCGGTCTGCTGGCCGGAGTCCTCGTCTACCTGCTCGCGTACAAGCAGGGCATCCAGGGCTACCGGCTGGTGCTGGTCGGCATCGGCGCCTCCGCCATCCTGATCGCCGTGATCCAGTACCTGATCACGAAGGCCCAGCTGATCGAGGCCACCCGCGCCATGGTCTGGCTGACCGGCTCGCTGGCCGGCCGGGACTGGGCGCAGGTGTGGCCGCTGCTCGCGGTGTGCGCGGTGCTCTTCCCACTGGTCCTCGGGCGGGGCCGGGCCCTGCGGATGATGGAGATGGGCGACGACGCCGCGTACGCGCTCGGCGTGCGGGTGGAGCGGACGCGGATGCTGCTGATGCTCGCGGCGGTCCTGCTCACCACCGCGGCGAGCGCCGCGGCCGGCCCGATCAGCTTCATCGCGCTGGCCGCGCCGCAGCTGGCCCGGCGGCTGACCCGTTCGCCCGGCGGGAACCTGGTGAACGCCGCCCTGATGGGCTCGGTGCTGCTGATGGTGTCCGACTGGGCCTCGCAGCGGGCCTTCGGCTCCGACCAGCTGCCGGTGGGCGTGGTGACCGGCCTCGTCGGCGGTGTCTACCTGCTCTGGCTGCTCGTCACCGAGCGCAAGGCGGGACGTATATGAACCTGATGAGGAGTACCCAAGTGCAGCGGCTGACCGCGGAGAACGTGACCCTCGGCTACGACCAGCGGGTCATCGCCGAGAACCTGTCGGTGGAGATCCCCGACAACTCCTTCACGGTGATCGTCGGCCCCAACGCCTGCGGCAAGTCCACGCTGCTGCGGGCCCTGTCGCGGATGTTGAAGCCGTCCACCGGGCGGGTGCTGCTGGACGGGCAGGCCATCGGGTCGATGCCCGCGAAGAAGGTCGCCAAGACCCTGGGCCTGCTCCCGCAGTCCTCGATCGCGCCCGACGGCATCACGGTGGCCGACCTGGTCTCGCGCGGCCGGTACCCGCACCAGGGGCTGTTGCGGCAGTGGTCGGCCGAGGACGAGCGGGTCGTGAACGAGTCGATGGCCTCGACCGGGGTCGCCGAGCTCGCGGACCGGGCCGTGGACGAGTTGTCGGGCGGGCAGCGGCAGCGCGTGTGGATCGCGATGGCGCTGGCCCAGCAGACGCCGTTGCTGCTGCTCGACGAGCCGACGACGTACCTGGACATCCAGCACCAGATCGACGTGCTGGACCTGTGCGCGGAGCTGCACGAGACGCAGGGGCGGACGCTGGTGGCGGTGCTGCACGACCTGAACCACGCGGCCCGGTACGCCACGCACCTGATCGCGATGCGGGGCGGGAAGGTCGTCGCGGAGGGGCCGCCGGCCGAGGTGGTGACGGCGGAGCTCGTGGAGAAGGTGTTCGGGCTGCGCTGCCAGGTGATTCCGGATCCGGAGACGGGGACGCCGCTGGTGGTCCCGGCGGCGCGCAAGGCCCGTGTGGTGGCCCGGGCGGAGTAGCCTCCGGCCGGGCAGGCGGTTTCGGTGCGGGCCGGTTGCCGGGGGCGCCGCCCCCGGACTCCCGCGCCTCGAACGCCGGCGGGGCTTGGGGGTGCCGGGGAGGCTGGAAGGGGTCGACGAGGCTGGAAGGGGTCGGGGCGGGGCTTGGCTAGAGCATGCTCTTGAGGCGGAGTAGGTCGCGGAAGCCGGCTTCCAGACGGACCCGGCCGGAGGCCCAGGCCTTCGCGAACTTCAGCTCGCCCGCGACCAGGGCCACGAGGTCGTCGCCGGTCATCGCGAGCCTGATCTCGGCCTTCGCCGCGGGCGGGCCCGGGGCGACCGCGTCCACCCGGATCCGGCCCGCGTCGAGGCGGCCCGTGAACGTCTGGTCGAGGTCGGTGATGTGGCAGCTCAGGGAGCGGTCGAACGCGGCCGCGCTGCGCACGCCGCCGTCGGCCCGTGCGAGGTTGCCGGAGAGGTTGTCGAGTGCTTCGCGGCACTCCTGGATCGTAGCCATCGTGATCACGACCGTACCGCAGAGCCATGCGTGGTCGCGGGGCGCTTCGAGGTAGCGTCGGGGCATGACCGACGAAGCCGCCGACCCCCGGGTCGATGCCTCCGCAGAGCCGGCAGGGCCCGTGGAGCCCGCAGAGCCCACCGGGCCCGTGGCGCTGGGCATCGAGCGCACGCTCACCGGCCACGCCGGCGTGGACGCGCACCTGGCGCGGTTGGCGGACGCGGACCACCTCGAGGAGCACGGACACGTCGAGGTGTACGAGGATGTCCACCGGGGGCTGCGCGACGCGCTGACCGCGCTGGACGCACCGCCCGTCCCCGGACCGTACGAAAACAGGAGCTGAACCGAACGTGGCAGGAGTGGCACGCCGCCGCCTGGACGCCGAACTGGTACGCCGCAGCATGGCCCGCTCGCGCGAGCACGCCGCACAGCTGATCGCCGCGGGCCGGGTGACCGTGGGCGGCACCACCGCGACCAAGGCGGCCACCCAGGTCGAGACCAGCGCGGCCCTGGTGGTCCTCAAGGACGACGCAGACCCCGACTACGTCTCGCGCGGCGGCCACAAGCTGGCCGGCGCGCTGGCGGCCTTCCAGCCGCAGGGGCTGGCCGTCGAGGGCCGCCGCGCGCTGGACGCCGGCGCCTCCACCGGCGGGTTCACGGACGTGCTGCTGCGCTCGGGCGTGGCCCACGTGATGGCCGTGGACGTCGGCTACGGGCAACTGGCCTGGTCGCTGCAGAGCGACGACCGGGTCACGGTCAAGGACCGCACGAACGTGCGCGAGCTGACGGTGGAGCAGCTCGACGGGGTTCCGGTCGACCTGGTCGTCGGTGATCTGTCGTTCATTTCCATCGGTCTGGTGCTGCCGGCGCTGGTGCGCTGCTGCGCGCCGGACGCGGACCTGGTGCTGATGGTCAAGCCGCAGTTCGAGGTCGGCAAGGACCGGCTGGGCAGTGGCGGCGTGGTGCGCAGCCCGGAGTTGCGGGCCGAGGCCGTGCGCGAGGTCGCGGCGCAGGCCGCGAAGCTGGGTCTGGGCGTTCTCGGGGTGACGGCGAGTCCGCTGCCGGGGCCTTCGGGGAACGTCGAGTACTTTCTGTGGCTGCGGGCGGGGGCACCGGCACTCGACCCGGAGGATGTTGACCGTGCAGTAGCGGAGGGGCCGCAGTGACAGGTACAGCGGGTACAGCAGGTACAGCGGGTTCACGTGTTTCGGGGGAAGGGCGGACGGTCTTCCTGCTCGCGCACACCGGGCGGCCTGCGGCCATCCGCAGCGCCGAGCTGGTCGTACAGGGTCTGCTGAGGTGCGGACTGGGCGTACGCGTCATGGAGCACGAGGCGGTGGACCTGCCGCTGCCCCCCGAGGTGGAGCTGGTCACCGAGTCCACCCCGGGGGTGCTCGACGGGTGTGAGCTGCTTATCGTCCTCGGCGGGGACGGCACCCTGTTGCGGGGCGCGGAGTTCGCCCGCGCCTCGGGGGTGCCGATGTTGGGCGTCAACCTGGGCCGGGTGGGGTTCCTCGCCGAGGCCGAGCGCGACGACCTGGACAAGGTCGTGGACCGGGTGGTGACGCGCTCGTACGAGGTCGAGGAGCGGATGACGCTCGACGTGATC
Protein-coding sequences here:
- a CDS encoding DUF1015 domain-containing protein, with protein sequence MTTSGTAEHGLRLIPFHGLRYVPERVGSLAAVTSPPYDVVVRPDGVDHLESADPHNIVRLILPQAGTPAARNEQAARTLHDWLAQGILSADPEPALYVYEQRRAGLLQRGLIGALALSTADAGIVLPHEDVMPDVVTDRAGLMRATSANLEPLLLTYRGDDPDTGAAAVVERTARRAPLLSTTTEDGFQHRLWAITDPAELDTVMADLSHRQALIADGHHRWATYLRLQEEHASPTPWDFGLVLLVDTARYPLQVRAIHRMLRRLPVADALAALDGHFRVRPVAGPLPLALDSLADASERGNAFLLAGDGAFHLVTDPDLALLDATVRHDRPEAWRRLDATVLHATLLDALWHVPDAPDQITYIHDAASTVAMAERHGGTAVLLHPVREEVVRDLARQGVTMPRKSTSFGPKPATGLVLRGLG
- a CDS encoding HAD-IIA family hydrolase — translated: MTRQSRTSPAASEQSLHQAYDTALLDLDGVVYAGGRAIAHAVESLATARADGMHLAYVTNNALRTPDAVAEHLGELGIPTEAAEVITSAQAVARLIAEQVEPGSKVLVIGGDGLRVALRERGLVPVESAEEEGLAAVVQGYGGPDLPWGRFAEASYAINRGVPWFASNTDLTIPGARGIAPGNGAAVEVVRIATGAEPQVAGKPLPPMHRETVLRTGARRPLVVGDRLDTDIEGAFNGEVDSLLVLTGVTDAEQLLRAEPRHRPTYVDRDLRGLLAGQPEVEPFAEGFRCGGWTAVATNGGVLELREAGEAGAGEEAGEVGEAGDPLDGLRALCAAAWTVAGDGVCTLDAAKALARLGL
- a CDS encoding FecCD family ABC transporter permease; translated protein: MLVESPPEPERSAAPDEGAAASVARPRHAVRAAGLLAALAVLALIAVVSIAVGAKQMTLDEVWHGLFAYAGTPSDVVVRDLRIPRTLLGLLVGLGLGLSGAVMQALTRNPLAEPGILGVNAGAAAAVVSAISFFGASSLNEFVWWAFLGAAFVSVLVYVLGGSRSATPVRLALAGTAASAALVGYINAVQLMDSKALDKLRFWTVGSLASANMDTVRQVAPFLLVGAVLALVLGRPLNAMAMGDDTARALGAHLTRTRIGAMVAITLLCGAATAACGPIVFIGLMVPHLVRAFTGPDMRWVLAYSAVLSPALLLGSDIIGRVVTRPAELQVGIVTALIGGPVFIYLVRRKRMAQL
- a CDS encoding FecCD family ABC transporter permease, with translation MTATAPTTVTATDAPRKGRRSGPRPLRLPGGLSLRVERRALTVGVLLTFVAFAMAVLLIGTGDFEIAPWDVVQTLLGNGTPATDFIVNDLRLPRALVALLVGAALGISGAVFQSVSRNPLGSPDMLGFGYGSAVGALVVIVLFKGGATEVAVGALVGGLLAGVLVYLLAYKQGIQGYRLVLVGIGASAILIAVIQYLITKAQLIEATRAMVWLTGSLAGRDWAQVWPLLAVCAVLFPLVLGRGRALRMMEMGDDAAYALGVRVERTRMLLMLAAVLLTTAASAAAGPISFIALAAPQLARRLTRSPGGNLVNAALMGSVLLMVSDWASQRAFGSDQLPVGVVTGLVGGVYLLWLLVTERKAGRI
- a CDS encoding ABC transporter ATP-binding protein; translation: MRSTQVQRLTAENVTLGYDQRVIAENLSVEIPDNSFTVIVGPNACGKSTLLRALSRMLKPSTGRVLLDGQAIGSMPAKKVAKTLGLLPQSSIAPDGITVADLVSRGRYPHQGLLRQWSAEDERVVNESMASTGVAELADRAVDELSGGQRQRVWIAMALAQQTPLLLLDEPTTYLDIQHQIDVLDLCAELHETQGRTLVAVLHDLNHAARYATHLIAMRGGKVVAEGPPAEVVTAELVEKVFGLRCQVIPDPETGTPLVVPAARKARVVARAE
- a CDS encoding SCP2 sterol-binding domain-containing protein, producing MATIQECREALDNLSGNLARADGGVRSAAAFDRSLSCHITDLDQTFTGRLDAGRIRVDAVAPGPPAAKAEIRLAMTGDDLVALVAGELKFAKAWASGRVRLEAGFRDLLRLKSML
- a CDS encoding TlyA family RNA methyltransferase, translated to MAGVARRRLDAELVRRSMARSREHAAQLIAAGRVTVGGTTATKAATQVETSAALVVLKDDADPDYVSRGGHKLAGALAAFQPQGLAVEGRRALDAGASTGGFTDVLLRSGVAHVMAVDVGYGQLAWSLQSDDRVTVKDRTNVRELTVEQLDGVPVDLVVGDLSFISIGLVLPALVRCCAPDADLVLMVKPQFEVGKDRLGSGGVVRSPELRAEAVREVAAQAAKLGLGVLGVTASPLPGPSGNVEYFLWLRAGAPALDPEDVDRAVAEGPQ